The following are encoded in a window of Zymoseptoria tritici IPO323 chromosome 4, whole genome shotgun sequence genomic DNA:
- the GLS-A2 gene encoding glutaminase A L-glutamine amidohydrolase (Secreted glucaminase A (usually mitochondrial). Large (804aa) secreted protein. Hypothetically conserved in other fungi. Hydrolase class enzyme that catalyzes the deamination of glutamine to form glutamate and ammonium ions. Theoretical pI: 5.26. Glutaminase A is active only at acid pH.Acid-Base Balance. ...), whose amino-acid sequence MYAVIAALAASLLVGSATASTLAPPVLPLIVRNPYLSTWLANARDEPWTEWPMFYTGSSLGLSVLASSPDSSTVYPLLGRAHDSLDEKSSHYTIAYPKYLGAQYDASTTNLTYSISSGTSGNGSVQVVLSFLSPITPTSTLRQSIPASYLSIHVQGSLDINLYVDVNGQWVSGDRGSNIEWRLHEREEKENARLKTWRVKRRDEVLFTEIGDQAEWGTLHFTGPASAHHECGTSARLRHGFARNGTLKNAVDDHFRSIMDEEPVFAFSKSFKLTSDSRNDKEDSVLFTISHIQDPVTQFASARGLTLMKPLWTSYFSSDEALISFHYEDYNHARSLAEDYSARVAKDAYASGSDSYRDIVQLSARQVLGATSFSGTPDNPVLFLKEISSNGNCQTVDVIFPAFPFFLYTNPRWLAYLLEPLLEHMLSGQYPNDYTMHDLGTHFPNMTGHADGNDEYMPVEECGDMLIMGLALVNSLSYDSEDEAQSPWSALGMPVDAAAIESLAEGATPFSLPSIPATRDGIFGLDDQWGGATASHQAKKWLTRSYPLWKQWTGYLVDYSLYPSNQLCTDDFAGWLPLMTNLALKGIVGIKAMSELAEVLGESKDAKYYRNISETYIKEWEVQGMSRDGGRAKLAYDWYGSWTTLYSLYADAILCFHPSLNATPAALEVHGRQGSQEPLISGGHKDKDKENFIPNHIYTAQSRWYETVMQKYGLPLDSRHLYTKSDWEFQAAAVAGKKTRSQILNRVAKWLNETEVDRPFTDLYKTEGDGGFPGPNFFARPVIGSHFAFLTLERACNGKASAAFDYEE is encoded by the exons ATGTACGCAGTCATAGCAGCCCTGGCGGCGAGCCTGCTGGTCGGCTCTGCCACCGCCTCGACCCTCGCACCTCCCGTCTTACCTCTGATCGTTCGCAATCCATATCTCTCCACTTGGCTGGCCAATGCGAGAGATGAACCATGGACCGAATGGCCCATGTTCTACACCGGAAGCTCTCTAGGTCTGTCCGTGCTGGCCTCATCGCCTGATAGCTCGACTGTATATCCGCTCCTCGGACGAGCTCACGACTCGCTGGACGAGAAGAGCTCGCACTATACCATCGCCTATCCGAAGTACTTGGGTGCTCAGTACGatgcctccaccaccaatcTGACGTACAGCATTTCCTCTGGCACATCGGGCAACGGCAGCGTCCAGGTCGTGCTGTCTTTCCTCTCGCCGATCACTCCGACTTCCACTCTTCGCCAGTCTATCCCCGCGAGCTACCTGTCAATTCATGTTCAAGGAAGCCTGGACATCAACTTGTACGTCGATGTCAATGGCCAGTGGGTCAGCGGTGATCGAGGTTCCAACATCGAGTGGAGACTACACGAaagggaagagaaggagaatgCAAGGCTCAAGACATGGAGAGTCAAGAGGAGGGACGAAGTGCTCTTCACGGAGATTGGAGATCAAGCGGAATGGGGCACACTACACTTCACTGGGCCTGCCAGCGCTCATCACGAATGTGGCACGTCTGCACGACTCCGACACGGATTCGCGAGAAATGGAACGCTGAAGAATGCGGTGGACGACCACTTCCGCTCGATCATGGACGAGGAACCTGTCTTTGCTTTCAGCAAGTCGTTCAAGTTGACCTCGGACAGTCGCAATGACAAGGAAGACAGCGTGCTGTTCACCATCTCCCACATTCAGGACCCGGTCACTCAGTTTGCGTCCGCGAGAGGGCTGACCTTGATGAAACCGCTTTGGACATCGTACTTCAGTTCAGACGAGGCGCTCATCAGCTTTCACTACGAGGACTACAACCATGCGCGAAGCCTGGCCGAGGACTATTCTGCACGCGTGGCAAAGGATGCGTACGCCAGTGGTAGTGACAGCTATAGAGACATTGTCCAGCTGAGCGCCAGACAAGTCTTGGGTGCTACGTCGTTCAGCGGAACTCCAGACAACCCTGTCTTGTTCCTCAAGGAGATCAGTTCCAACGGCAACTGTCAGACTGTCGATGTGATCTTCCCTGCATTCCCATTCTTCTTGTACACTAATCCAAGGTGGCTGGCATACCTGCTAGAGCCACTCTTGGAGCACATGTTGAGCGGGCAGTATCCCAATGACTATACGA TGCACGATCTTGGAACACATTTCCCGAACATGACGGGCCATGCAGATGGCAACGATGAATACATGCCTGTTGAGGAGTGTGGCGACATGCTCATCATGGGACTTGCGCTCGTCAACAGTCTCTCCTACGATTCTGAGGATGAAGCACAGTCTCCGTGGAGTGCACTTGGTATGCCCGTGGATGCCGCCGCGATCGAGTCGTTGGCGGAAGGAGCTACGCCGTTCTCGCTGCCGAGTATTCCGGCCACTCGCGATGGCATCTTCGGTCTTGACGATCAGTGGGGAGGAGCGACGGCTTCACACCAAGCGAAGAAGTGGCTGACAAGGAGCTATCCTCTATGGAAACAATGGACTGGCTATCTGGTCGACTACTCACTCTATCCGAGCAATCAGCTCTGCACG GACGACTTTGCGGGTTGGCTACCACTGATGACAAACTTGGCCCTCAAGGGTATCGTTGGCATCAAAGCAATGAGCGAGCTTGCCGAAGTCCTCGGCGAGTCCAAGGATGCCAAGTACTACCGCAACATCAGCGAAACCTACATCAAAGAGTGGGAGGTCCAAGGCATGAGCCGTGATGGAGGACGAGCCAAACTCGCCTACGACTGGTACGGCAGCTGGACTACGCTTTACTCCCTTTACGCCGATGCGATTCTCTGCTTCCACCCATCACTCAATGCTACGCCTGCCGCTCTGGAGGTTCACGGCCGCCAAGGTTCTCAGGAACCGTTGATTTCTGGTGGTCACaaggataaggataaggagaACTTCATCCCGAATCACATCTACACTGCACAGTCTCGCTGGTACGAGACAGTCATGCAGAAGTATGGCTTGCCTCTTGATTCAAGGCACTTGTATACTAAAA GCGACTGGGAGTTCCAAGCAGCTGCGGTGGCCGGCAAGAAGACACGTTCTCAAATCCTCAATCGGGTGGCGAAGTGGTTGAACGAGACGGAGGTTGATCGTCCGTTCACGGATTTGTACAAGACTGAAGGCGATGGAGGTTTTCCCGGGCCGAATTTTTTCGCTCGTCCGGTTATTGGAA GTCATTTCGCTTTCCTGACACTTGAGAGGGCTTGCAACGGGAAAGCGAGTGCTGCTTTCGATTACGAAGAGTAG